A window from Salmo trutta chromosome 29, fSalTru1.1, whole genome shotgun sequence encodes these proteins:
- the LOC115166916 gene encoding guanosine-3',5'-bis(diphosphate) 3'-pyrophosphohydrolase MESH1 isoform X2 has product MSSDSVILLETVNFAAEKHRNQRRKDAEQTPYITHPIGVARILSHEGGITDIEVLQAALLHDTVEDTDTSIGELQAVFGQTVARIVQEVTDDKALSKEETKRQQVEYAPHASHQAKLVKLADKLYNLRDINRCTPTVARLDGRACSGVLCVVSPGSERTEGDQPSTGETPRGALQAEGG; this is encoded by the exons ATGAGTTCAGATTCGGTCATTTTGTTGGAGACTGTCAACTTCGCTGCTGAAAAGCACCGCAATCAACGACGTAAAGACGCGGAACAAACTCCATATATCACGCACCCAATAG GAGTGGCAAGGATCCTGAGCCATGAAGGTGGGATCACAGACATTGAAGTTTTGCAA GCAGCTTTGCTCCATGACACAGTGGAGGACACTGACACCAGCATAGGAGAGCTACAGGCCGTCTTTGGGCAAACGGTGGCTCGAATCGTTCAGGAAGTGACAGACGACAAGGCACTGTCCAAGGAGGAGACAAAGCGTCAGCAGGTGGAGTATGCACCTCATGCCAGCCACCAGGCCAAACTGGTCAAACTGGCTGACAAACTATACAACCTGAGGGACATCAACCGCTGCACGCCAACAG TTGCCAGGTTGGACGGCAGAGCGTGTTCAGGAGTACTTTGTGTGGTCAGCCCAGGTAGTGAGAGGACTGAGGGGGACCAACCCAGCACTGGAGAGACACCTAGAGGAGCTCTTCAAGCAGAGGGGGGTTGA
- the LOC115166916 gene encoding guanosine-3',5'-bis(diphosphate) 3'-pyrophosphohydrolase MESH1 isoform X1: protein MSSDSVILLETVNFAAEKHRNQRRKDAEQTPYITHPIGVARILSHEGGITDIEVLQAALLHDTVEDTDTSIGELQAVFGQTVARIVQEVTDDKALSKEETKRQQVEYAPHASHQAKLVKLADKLYNLRDINRCTPTGWTAERVQEYFVWSAQVVRGLRGTNPALERHLEELFKQRGVEL from the exons ATGAGTTCAGATTCGGTCATTTTGTTGGAGACTGTCAACTTCGCTGCTGAAAAGCACCGCAATCAACGACGTAAAGACGCGGAACAAACTCCATATATCACGCACCCAATAG GAGTGGCAAGGATCCTGAGCCATGAAGGTGGGATCACAGACATTGAAGTTTTGCAA GCAGCTTTGCTCCATGACACAGTGGAGGACACTGACACCAGCATAGGAGAGCTACAGGCCGTCTTTGGGCAAACGGTGGCTCGAATCGTTCAGGAAGTGACAGACGACAAGGCACTGTCCAAGGAGGAGACAAAGCGTCAGCAGGTGGAGTATGCACCTCATGCCAGCCACCAGGCCAAACTGGTCAAACTGGCTGACAAACTATACAACCTGAGGGACATCAACCGCTGCACGCCAACAG GTTGGACGGCAGAGCGTGTTCAGGAGTACTTTGTGTGGTCAGCCCAGGTAGTGAGAGGACTGAGGGGGACCAACCCAGCACTGGAGAGACACCTAGAGGAGCTCTTCAAGCAGAGGGGGGTTGAACTTTGA